A stretch of Nonomuraea africana DNA encodes these proteins:
- a CDS encoding GroES family chaperonin codes for MADPKFEIQMLHDRVMIRLEKDGEERRSGAGIVIPATVKMANRLAWGEVCGVGANVRAVKVGDKVLLNPEDQYEVELHTQVYLVMRERDLHAVATQETDHGTGLYL; via the coding sequence GTGGCAGACCCCAAGTTCGAGATCCAGATGCTTCACGACCGGGTGATGATCCGGCTGGAGAAGGACGGCGAGGAGCGGCGCAGCGGCGCAGGCATCGTGATCCCCGCGACCGTCAAGATGGCCAACCGGCTGGCTTGGGGCGAGGTCTGTGGCGTCGGCGCCAACGTGCGCGCGGTGAAGGTCGGCGACAAGGTGCTGCTCAACCCCGAGGATCAGTACGAGGTCGAGCTGCACACCCAGGTGTACCTCGTGATGCGCGAACGCGACCTGCACGCCGTCGCCACCCAGGAAACCGACCACGGCACCGGCCTCTACCTCTAG
- a CDS encoding endonuclease/exonuclease/phosphatase family protein codes for MIRTVLTWLVVVPFAVWAVLRVTGVDIADRWIQLVAFTPYVAAASVAPVLLAGLLRRWIPMAVAVVTAAALAFAVLPRYFADADPHTGGGTFRVLAANLAVGAGDGAELVRLVDRLQPDVLAIQELTPGAMKRLDALGLRERMPYVVDRSQGGVWGSGIYSAHPLTERPLIALGRFRQARAVIKVKNGPEIEVVSVHPCAPSHAAKMSCWRSGLAALPRAGERLTVLAGDFNATLDHWPVRELLDSGYRDAADVMGQGFTATWPQKGWRPVPGVTIDHVLADERMGVRAFSVHDLPGTDHRSVFAELTLPLTGAAAVREG; via the coding sequence ATGATCCGGACTGTGCTGACCTGGCTGGTGGTCGTGCCGTTCGCCGTGTGGGCGGTGCTCAGGGTGACGGGGGTGGACATCGCCGACCGGTGGATCCAACTGGTCGCGTTCACCCCCTACGTGGCCGCCGCCTCGGTGGCGCCGGTGCTGCTCGCCGGCCTGCTGAGGCGGTGGATCCCCATGGCGGTGGCCGTGGTGACGGCGGCGGCGCTGGCCTTCGCCGTCCTGCCGAGATACTTCGCCGACGCCGACCCGCACACCGGTGGCGGGACCTTCAGGGTACTGGCGGCGAACCTGGCGGTCGGGGCGGGAGACGGCGCGGAGCTGGTCAGGCTGGTCGACCGGCTTCAGCCCGACGTGCTCGCCATCCAGGAGCTCACCCCCGGCGCCATGAAGCGGCTCGACGCGCTCGGGCTGCGCGAGCGCATGCCGTACGTGGTGGACAGATCCCAGGGCGGCGTCTGGGGATCGGGGATCTACTCCGCGCACCCGCTGACCGAGCGGCCGTTGATCGCACTGGGCAGGTTCCGGCAGGCCAGGGCGGTGATCAAGGTCAAGAACGGGCCGGAGATCGAGGTGGTGTCCGTGCACCCGTGCGCGCCCAGCCACGCCGCGAAGATGTCGTGCTGGCGGTCGGGGCTCGCGGCGCTGCCCAGGGCGGGAGAGCGGCTGACGGTGCTGGCGGGCGACTTCAACGCCACGCTCGACCACTGGCCGGTGCGGGAGCTGCTCGACTCGGGATACAGGGACGCGGCGGACGTCATGGGGCAGGGGTTCACGGCGACGTGGCCGCAGAAGGGCTGGCGGCCGGTGCCGGGGGTGACGATCGATCACGTGCTGGCCGACGAGCGGATGGGCGTGCGCGCGTTCAGCGTCCACGACCTGCCTGGCACCGACCACCGCTCGGTGTTCGCCGAGCTCACGCTGCCGCTCACCGGAGCGGCCGCGGTGCGCGAGGGTTAG
- a CDS encoding DUF1349 domain-containing protein, whose translation MIMAFGSSDWQWINPPREWTADDGLSLVCDPGTDLWRKTHYGYSHDTAHLFGRIVSGDFRLTLTFSGDYAEQYDQAGAVLRIDEATWVKAGVEYVDGAFHLSTVVTREVSDWSVLPLDRVAGSVTFDLERRGDAVTVRYGLDGAEPEAMLRLAAFPQGAPTLAGVMAAAPVGKGFAARFDDVRVTAL comes from the coding sequence ATGATCATGGCCTTTGGCTCCTCCGACTGGCAATGGATCAACCCTCCCCGTGAGTGGACCGCCGACGACGGGCTCAGCCTGGTCTGCGATCCCGGCACGGATCTGTGGCGGAAGACCCATTACGGCTACAGCCACGACACCGCGCATCTGTTCGGGAGGATCGTCTCGGGCGACTTCCGGCTGACGCTGACGTTCTCCGGCGACTACGCCGAGCAGTACGACCAGGCGGGGGCCGTCCTGCGGATCGACGAGGCCACCTGGGTCAAGGCGGGTGTCGAGTATGTCGACGGCGCCTTCCATCTCAGCACCGTCGTGACCCGCGAGGTGTCGGACTGGTCGGTCCTGCCGCTGGATCGCGTCGCCGGGAGCGTCACCTTCGACCTGGAGCGCAGGGGCGACGCGGTGACCGTCCGCTACGGCCTGGACGGAGCCGAGCCCGAGGCGATGCTCAGGCTCGCCGCCTTCCCGCAGGGGGCGCCCACGCTCGCGGGCGTGATGGCGGCCGCCCCCGTCGGCAAGGGCTTCGCCGCCCGTTTCGACGACGTGCGCGTCACCGCGCTCTAA
- a CDS encoding FecCD family ABC transporter permease, which yields MTTPVRIGPYSMRPSPRAFVVSLVLVAAAVGAALVAVTTGEFTVPVGDIVTALFGQGTPVAELIVSELRAPRVVTGLAVGAAFGLSGAIFQSLTRNPLGSPDFIGFTAGAATGGVLAVVMGGTAVQIAAGSMLGCVISAILVYALAFRRGVQGYRLVLVGIGVNAVLLAADSYLLTKADINDAANAGAWLNGSLSGRGWDHAIPVAIALAVLVPVCCYVSRPLRMMEMGDDAARAVGIRVEPVRAAAIVAGVLLCGVATAAAGPVMFVAMAAPQLARRLTRSPGVTLIASALTGAVLLTAADLAAQRLLAPTQLPVGVLTAAIGGIYLALLLRKDRR from the coding sequence ATGACCACTCCTGTCAGGATCGGCCCCTACTCGATGCGGCCGTCCCCCCGGGCGTTCGTGGTGAGCCTCGTGCTGGTGGCGGCCGCGGTCGGGGCCGCGCTGGTGGCGGTCACCACCGGCGAGTTCACCGTGCCCGTCGGCGACATCGTCACCGCCCTGTTCGGGCAGGGCACGCCGGTGGCCGAACTGATCGTGAGCGAGCTCCGTGCGCCGCGCGTGGTCACGGGACTCGCCGTGGGCGCCGCCTTCGGGCTGAGCGGGGCGATCTTCCAGAGCCTCACCCGCAACCCGCTCGGCAGCCCCGACTTCATCGGGTTCACCGCGGGGGCGGCCACCGGCGGCGTGCTCGCCGTGGTGATGGGCGGTACGGCGGTGCAGATCGCCGCGGGCTCGATGCTCGGCTGCGTGATCTCGGCGATCCTCGTCTACGCGCTCGCCTTCCGCAGGGGCGTGCAGGGCTACCGCCTCGTCCTGGTCGGCATCGGCGTCAACGCCGTCCTGCTGGCCGCCGACTCCTACCTGCTGACCAAGGCCGACATCAACGACGCGGCCAACGCCGGCGCCTGGCTCAACGGCAGCCTCAGCGGCCGCGGATGGGATCACGCCATCCCCGTCGCGATCGCGCTGGCCGTGCTCGTCCCGGTGTGCTGCTACGTCTCCAGGCCGCTGCGGATGATGGAGATGGGCGACGACGCGGCGCGGGCGGTCGGCATCAGGGTCGAGCCCGTGCGGGCGGCGGCGATCGTGGCGGGCGTGCTGCTGTGCGGCGTTGCCACGGCGGCGGCCGGTCCCGTGATGTTCGTCGCGATGGCCGCGCCCCAGCTGGCCAGACGGCTGACCCGCTCCCCCGGCGTGACGCTGATCGCCTCCGCGCTCACCGGCGCGGTGCTGCTGACCGCCGCCGACCTGGCCGCCCAGCGGCTGCTGGCCCCCACCCAGCTCCCCGTCGGGGTGCTGACGGCCGCCATCGGCGGCATCTACCTGGCTCTGCTGCTGCGAAAGGACCGCCGCTGA
- a CDS encoding TetR/AcrR family transcriptional regulator, which produces MDGTEITGPQSGSSSEALEILRTRPPQERADAARNREKVLAAAAALFAAKGMEAVSMDAIAAAAGVGKGTLFRRFGDKSGLAVALLDARERDLQERILTGPPPLGPSADARQAGAALAERLAAFVEAYLDYLFAHLDLVRMSETASTGARYRIGSYAFWHRHVTILLTVALPGEDAEVLAHAVLAGLAGEVAAALKDRYGEQRARAALATAALAVCRLSRPCG; this is translated from the coding sequence GTGGATGGCACGGAAATTACCGGACCGCAGTCCGGTTCGTCAAGTGAGGCGCTGGAGATCCTGCGCACCCGCCCGCCGCAGGAGCGCGCCGACGCGGCGCGCAACCGCGAGAAGGTCCTGGCCGCCGCGGCCGCTCTGTTCGCGGCCAAGGGGATGGAGGCGGTCTCCATGGACGCGATCGCCGCGGCGGCGGGAGTGGGGAAGGGGACGCTGTTCCGCCGGTTCGGCGACAAGTCGGGCCTGGCCGTGGCGCTGCTCGACGCCCGCGAGCGCGACCTGCAGGAGCGCATCCTGACAGGCCCGCCGCCGCTGGGCCCGTCAGCGGACGCGCGCCAGGCCGGCGCCGCCCTCGCCGAACGGCTGGCGGCGTTCGTCGAGGCCTACCTCGACTACCTGTTCGCCCACCTCGACCTGGTGCGGATGTCGGAGACCGCCAGCACGGGGGCCCGCTACCGCATCGGCTCCTACGCCTTCTGGCACCGGCACGTGACGATCCTGCTGACGGTGGCGCTGCCGGGTGAGGACGCGGAGGTGCTGGCGCATGCCGTCCTCGCGGGCCTGGCAGGGGAGGTGGCCGCCGCGCTCAAGGACAGGTACGGCGAGCAGCGGGCCAGAGCCGCCCTCGCCACGGCCGCCCTGGCCGTCTGCCGTCTGTCGAGGCCGTGCGGCTAG
- a CDS encoding ABC transporter ATP-binding protein: protein MARLTGSDLTLAYEQRVVATSLNVEIPDGSFTVIIGPNACGKSTLLRALARMLKPRTGAVHLDGSLITSLPSKEVARRLGLLPQTSIVPDGITVVDLVARGRYPHQRLMRQWSKADEVAVASAMAATDVTSLSERIVDELSGGQRQRVWLAMALAQETPILLLDEPTTYLDISHQIEVLDLCADLHEEGRTMVAVLHDLNQACRYATHLIVMRDGVLVAEGEPASVMTPSLVEQVFDLRCEIITDPQSGTPLIVPEARRARTPVAH, encoded by the coding sequence ATGGCTCGTCTGACCGGCTCCGACCTCACCCTCGCCTACGAGCAGCGGGTCGTGGCGACGTCGTTGAACGTGGAGATCCCCGACGGGTCCTTCACGGTGATCATCGGCCCGAACGCCTGCGGGAAGTCGACGTTGCTGCGCGCCCTGGCCAGGATGCTCAAGCCCAGGACGGGAGCGGTGCACCTGGACGGAAGCCTGATCACCTCGCTGCCCTCCAAGGAGGTGGCGCGCAGGCTCGGGCTGCTCCCCCAGACCTCCATCGTCCCCGACGGCATCACGGTGGTGGACCTGGTGGCCAGGGGACGCTACCCCCACCAGCGGCTGATGCGGCAGTGGTCGAAGGCGGACGAGGTGGCCGTGGCGTCGGCGATGGCGGCCACCGACGTCACGTCGCTGTCGGAGCGGATCGTGGACGAGCTGTCGGGCGGCCAGCGTCAGCGGGTGTGGCTGGCGATGGCGCTGGCCCAGGAGACACCCATCCTCCTGCTGGACGAGCCCACCACCTACCTGGACATCTCCCACCAGATCGAGGTGCTGGACCTGTGCGCCGACCTGCACGAGGAGGGCCGGACCATGGTGGCGGTGCTGCACGACCTGAACCAGGCCTGCAGGTACGCCACGCACCTGATCGTGATGCGCGACGGCGTGCTGGTGGCCGAGGGGGAGCCGGCCTCGGTGATGACGCCCTCGCTGGTCGAACAGGTCTTCGACCTGCGCTGCGAGATCATCACCGATCCGCAGTCGGGCACCCCGTTGATCGTCCCTGAAGCCCGTCGCGCCCGCACGCCGGTCGCCCACTAG
- a CDS encoding rhodanese-like domain-containing protein, producing the protein MTVLITRDELKAAIDAGAVTVVDALGGDYYAQQHLPSAIALVESEVAERAATLLPDRDAAIVTYCSNPACPNSKAVANRLTALGYTDVRTYREGIQDWVEAGLPVESSVTV; encoded by the coding sequence ATGACCGTCCTCATCACCCGCGACGAGCTCAAGGCCGCGATCGACGCCGGCGCCGTCACCGTGGTCGACGCCCTGGGCGGCGACTACTACGCCCAACAGCACCTGCCGAGCGCCATCGCGCTGGTCGAGAGCGAGGTGGCCGAGCGCGCCGCCACGCTGCTGCCCGACAGGGACGCGGCCATCGTCACCTACTGCTCCAACCCGGCCTGCCCCAACAGCAAGGCCGTCGCGAACCGCCTGACCGCGCTCGGCTACACCGACGTGCGCACGTACCGCGAAGGCATCCAGGACTGGGTCGAGGCGGGGCTGCCCGTCGAGTCCTCGGTGACCGTCTGA
- a CDS encoding FecCD family ABC transporter permease, protein MTAPPLAGRSAKTEPAAATRGRSAVLAAGLLAALGLLVLVALLSVALGARSVPLSTVFGAFTAPDGSSDHTVIRELRVPRTILGLGVGAALGLAGALMQSLTRNPLADPGLLGINQGAALGATVAIGLLGLTNPAVYVWFAFGGAALASALAYALGSAARSGASPVRLALAGVALGMVFTAVSSAILRMDSQAFDRMRFWLTGSLAAQTNDVIMRLVPFMAAGIVLGLLLAKPLNALALGEEAGRALGVAVGRTRVLTAIAVTLLCGAATAGAGPLWFVGLAVPHAVRAVVGPDQRWLLPYAAVLAPVLLLGADIVGRVIAPPGEVQVGIMCAVVGAPVFILLARRRRLAAL, encoded by the coding sequence ATGACCGCGCCTCCCCTGGCGGGCCGCTCCGCGAAGACGGAGCCCGCCGCCGCCACACGGGGCCGCTCCGCCGTACTGGCGGCGGGGCTGCTCGCCGCGCTCGGCCTGCTCGTGCTGGTCGCTCTGCTGAGTGTCGCGCTCGGCGCGCGCTCGGTGCCGCTCTCGACCGTCTTCGGCGCGTTCACCGCGCCCGACGGCTCCAGCGACCACACCGTGATCCGCGAGCTGCGGGTACCGCGCACGATCCTCGGACTCGGCGTCGGGGCCGCGCTCGGCCTGGCGGGGGCGCTCATGCAGAGCCTGACCCGCAACCCGCTGGCCGATCCCGGGTTGCTCGGCATCAACCAGGGGGCCGCGCTCGGCGCGACGGTCGCCATCGGGCTGCTCGGGCTCACCAACCCGGCCGTCTACGTGTGGTTCGCCTTCGGCGGCGCCGCGCTGGCCTCGGCGCTGGCCTACGCGCTCGGCTCGGCCGCGCGCTCCGGCGCCTCCCCCGTACGGCTGGCGCTGGCGGGCGTGGCGCTCGGCATGGTCTTCACCGCCGTCTCCTCGGCGATCCTGCGCATGGACTCCCAGGCGTTCGACCGGATGCGGTTCTGGCTCACGGGCTCGCTGGCCGCGCAAACCAACGACGTGATCATGCGGCTGGTGCCGTTCATGGCGGCCGGGATCGTGCTCGGGCTGCTGCTGGCCAAGCCGCTCAACGCGCTGGCGCTGGGCGAGGAGGCGGGCAGGGCGCTGGGCGTGGCCGTCGGGCGCACCAGGGTGCTCACCGCCATCGCGGTGACGCTGCTGTGCGGCGCGGCCACGGCGGGCGCGGGTCCCCTGTGGTTCGTCGGGCTGGCGGTGCCGCACGCCGTCAGGGCGGTCGTGGGGCCCGACCAGCGGTGGCTGCTGCCGTACGCGGCGGTGCTGGCGCCGGTGCTGCTGCTCGGCGCGGACATCGTGGGGCGCGTCATCGCGCCCCCCGGAGAGGTGCAGGTGGGCATCATGTGCGCGGTGGTCGGCGCGCCGGTCTTCATCCTGCTTGCCAGGCGCAGGAGGTTGGCCGCGCTATGA